The Colletotrichum destructivum chromosome 7, complete sequence genome contains the following window.
cgccacctTTTTgggcgtcgagctggccCACCAGGCCATGAACAAGGCTTTTGACTAAAACAGCCGTTATTTGCTGAGGCCGAGCAAGAGAACTAGAGGTTGAGGGCGCGGAGGAAGGTGCTGGGCGACACTGAAGAATGAGAGAGTAAAGCAGAGAGGAGCGTCAAACAACGCTAGATTTGCTGTATACACTACGGGCGTTTGTGAAGGAGGCACTCGTGGACCTTGGATTTTTTAACACAACATTTTCTTATGTCCAGCTTCATCTCTTCAATTTCGTCACGTCAACCCAAAATAGAAGCGTCGAATTCGACTTTATACAATGTTACCTCGTGCCACAGCGTCCTTCCTGCTACATGGAACAGCAAGAAAGTTGCAAGCATGACAAAAAACTTGTCTTCTGTTCTCATTGACAACGCATCTGAGTGCATGCCTCATCAAAATATTGAGGGGGGTTATGATTTTCGGAGTAGAgtagagaagaagaaaagaagaaaagaaacgaTGGCCCCCTTCCCGCTCAATGctgggttttttttttgtcccATCTTGTGGGCTATTAAAAATGTTGATACTGATAAAACCATGATCTCAACCGCCCGCAACCTTGATTTTTCATTTGTCCCTTGGTGTCGACTACGCCATGATGCAAGAACCGAGAATGATGACTTGGAAAAAAGTACAAATGATTGCTTATCCTTTGCCGCCCAAATAAATATGCGTCTGGTGTTGTTTCGTATCTGTGTACACTCTGGCTGTGCCACTGTCATGCTACCCTGTGCTGTACTGCCGTATGCGACATCGTAGGCTCGTCTGAGTCTGATTATTGTACCCATTTTGCTTTGTAACGCATGCATCTCTCATGCCGGGCTCACCCGGGCTCACCCCCCTAGGCGCGCTCGTTGACGGTCCATCGCcgcttcgacgtcgtcatgTCGCGCATAATCTCTGTCTCCCCCAGCGGGCGAGGCGCTCCCcagaggccgccggcgctgaaCGTGCCCAGCTGGGGGATCTTattctcctcgtcggtgccgtcgcTCGAGGTGGGCCGAGAGATCTCCTGTAGCCTGTGCGGGACCTTGGCGGGGCCGCCGAACTGCGGTTCTCTCCTctccggcgtcggcggcttgATAATCTCTTGTCCGGGCTTGGAGAGCGCTGCCAGCTTCTTACGGTGGTCAAAGTCCGGGAAGatgtcatcgtcctcgtcctcctcttctgtCTCCTTCTGCGGCGTGATGGGCGACCACAGCCCGACCGAgagcgtcggcgagggttTCGTGAAGCTCGTCGCGCCACTTCCGACTGTGATTCCGGTTGTGTTAAGCGTCGGTGCCCTGGGCAGGGAGTATGTGTTGTTGGAGGTGCGGCGCATGCTGCCTAGGTTCGCGTTCGCCGAGTTGCTCCGACTGCCTGGGAAGGCGAAGGAGTCCGGGTTAAGGGTGATGGACCCGGGCGTATACGTGTTCACAGACGCAATACGGCCCCGCGGGTGTGGCTGGCCGTTCTGCGAGTGGTtcgaggcggtggagggaGCCCTGGACAAGTTGTGGGTGGCAGACACGGGCTGCCGCAAGTGCTCGGTGTTGGCAAACATTTTCAAATCGTAATAGTGGTGGACGGGAATGAGGCCTTTCGTGCCAGACATGGGGTCCATGTCTACCTCTGACATGGGAGTGTCCAACCCCGAGGGCTCGGAGTCGCGGCCCGGCTTTCGGGCCGCTACTGTCAAGGAAGCCATCGCCACATCCATGAGAACCGGCTGGTGGGTGATGGCACCGATCAAGGCGTTGCACCCGGCGCCATGGGAAACGAGAATGACCACcggctcgacgtcgtcctcgtcctcgtcgtcaatggCACACTCGGTGTCGCCGTTGAAAGCCGTCTTCACCGTCTTGGTGACCATCTCGGCGGGACGCTCGGCCGTGGTGTACCAGTCCACCAGCCTCTGGATGCCCTTCCTAAATCGTTGGTGCATGGCCGTCCACTCCTCGCCGTActtgccgccatcgccccAGTCCAGGGGGTCCCTCATCGAGTCCCACTGGTAGTCAACAGAGACGCAAGCATCCCGCGCATGCGCCACATAGCCGTCGGGGATCTTGGCGCTAGAGGACAGGGCATAGTTGGGGCTCGGGGCAAGATATCCATCACTTGGGTTGTTCGGGTTGGCGGGCTCTGGCAGTGCGAACCGGACCCGCTGGCTCGAGGAACTAGCCGTGCTATCGGCACGACTTCGTGGCAGAGCGCCGGCCATGGAGGATATGTTGTCGAGACCGAGGATGGAAGGCGAGTTGGAGTCGGCCGAGCCGGAGCGCTCGGGAGCTGCCCTGAACTTGGGGCTGTTCCAGAGTTGACTCTGAGCCTGGCCAACAGAGTTAGCGTGGTGGTGGGCATGCTCGACGATTTGGTCATGAGCGCCGATGTTCTCCCGTCGCAGAAGATCAGCCTTTGCACCTGCCAGCATCATGGCAGAGCCCGGCGGGGGTGTGATCATCTCGAAGTATTCAGGCGATAGCCATTCGCCCAGGAAGGCATCCAGCCGGAGGGTGGACttcttgatcttcttctttctagAGGACTCGGGGTTGCTCTCGTTCGTGTCGACGGACAGCGGACGGGGATCTTCAGCTACGGCAGCCGGGAGAATGAAGGGCGAGGCGGAAGGGTTCGTGGTAGGCGAGGGCATCGGGTAGGAGGGAGTTCCCGGGGGAGGTGCCTgggccaggccggcgccaaTAGCGACAGAGGTTTGGACGCATCGCAAGAATGGCGAGCTGTGAATAACGACCTTGAACTTGCGTCGCTTCTTCTGAGAGTCGGCGGAAGGGTCGCGACCGTTGGAAGACCTGGGGTCGGCGGCACCATCAGCTTCAGCCTGTCGGAGGATGTTACCGATGCGGATGCCGAGGGCCTTTGCTTGTTGCCAGCCGCCGTAGGTCAAAGGAGGGTCGTAGGGAGTCGGAGAGGTGAGATGCCACTTCTTATCGGCGGCGTCCAGACGAGCGCCGTGCCTGCAGTCTTGTCAGCCTTCTCCTGGAAACTTTTTTGAACAGGTGGGAACTGAAGGAAGGCGGCCTACCTGACGACAAAGATGTACGCGGGCGGACGCCCCATgttgtcggcgaggcgggtCGGGGATGCAGATGCCCAGTCAGAATGCGTAGAAAGGCTGACTTGGAGGTGTTCGGCGAAAGACCAACGGCGTGGGTGACTGGTCTAGTGACGAAAGAAAACGGACGGGGGATCAAATAAAGACGGTCGCAAAGGCGGCTAGAGACACCAGCGGACACTGGCGGAGCCAGAGGATCGGATGGCTTGGGCAGGCGAAATAAGCTTTGGCCGGTGGCGGAGGACCACgagagggcgaaggcgagggcgagagcgagagccGTCAGTGAGGCAGGCTGCGTTTAGGCTTCAGGGGTCCGGCGGGCTAGGTAGCGTATACGTAGGATGAAGGTGGAATGGCCGAAAAGAAGTTATGGCGAACCAGAGAACAAGCGAAGGTAGAGTAGAGGCGGAGGCGAGGGATGAATGACAAGCGCAAGAGAGAATGGATTCCAGAAATTCTGCCGCGAGATTTTGTGTCGGTTATCCGGTGTCTGGCGCCCCTCTCCGACCAGTtcgacacacacacaaacacacacccGACTTCGCATGCGCTAAGAAGAGACTGGGACTaggactgggactgggactgggactgggactgggactgggactggaaAACGCCGGGGCCCAGAATTAGGGGTCGGTCGGCCGGCCAGTGGTCGGAAAGCGAGATGTCGTGTGGAATAATCAGTATTTCGGCTGAGCTTTCGACCGCGGCAAGCGGGAAAATACTGATGCCGTCTGGCAATTGCGGTTGGACCCTACGTCTTGTCCCGTTTGTCTTGGTTGTCATATCCAGACACTCAGGTAGCTAAGTTTGCAGGCTACAGAACAAACAAAAAAGCAAGCACATAGACGGCTGTGTTCTGCCGctgacgctgccgccgccgctgctgctgctgctgcgcaaAAAGATCACATTCACATATGATGATGCAAGGGCCGGGGGCATGCCAGACACAACGGGTTTGGATTGGATTGGTGTGTGTGGTTCACAGGTTTGGACGagtgcccctcccccccgcccaTGGAGATCCTTTTCATCCAGTCCTGCAAGTCCACCGAGTCCAGGCCAGAAGCAAGCAATCAAGGGTTTGGGGTTGCGCGGTTGGCCAatggtggtgtggtgtcGCCGAATGTGTCAACGAGGGGGTTGCAGTcctgcagatgcagatgcagatgcagcgACTCCAACGGGTGACAGGCTGGGAAGACACTGCGAGCGAGGGGAGGATGATCCATACACATGGGGTATCCAGTATCGAGGGGTAGACGAAGAGTCACGGAGCGGCACTGTCAATGTCACTGCACTGCCGTTGCCGGGTACTTTGCTGCAGACTACCACACGGTGAGGAAGCAAGTACCGACCGGCAGTGAGTCAGGTTGCTCTGGATgggcttgctgctgctgctacgCCAGATGCGTCAGCCGTTGGAAAGAGCACGATGTATCCGTATTCAATATGTAGCCCCTCGAGAGGGGTCGCGCCATACATCGCATGGAGCAACAGCCAACAGGTGCAGAATGCAAAGAGAAAAGCCTCTTCGACCCTCGTGCATGTGATTGTCCCGCTCTCGGTTTTTAGCGCTAAACGTCATAGCGGCACGCGGGGGGTtagaaaaagaaaaatgTTGGAAGGGAAGGGCAATGGAAGGGCAATGGACGAAAGAATGGCCGAAAATACCAGGTGCCGCCGTCTTGAGAAATAAGCTTAAGTAATCAAACTTCAACGGTCCGACACAGACACACTTCATCTGAGCTCGGCTGTGCAGGCTCCCTCGGAGACTGTACTGCAAAATTCCCCCCGTACATTTCCGCCGCTTCGAGTGTCAATTTCTCGTTGCGAGTTCACAGGAATATGCACCTAATCCTTTACGTCGTCGTCCCTTGATATGCGTGGCTGGAATCACACGATGTTGACGCCAGTCATCACGCTGTCGATCGGCATCAGAGACGGAAGACGGGGAGGAGTCACCGGCTCACCTCGGACTTTACTCCTCCGAGCTCTGCCCACCTTGGGTTTCTAGGCAAGTAGTCTTTAGCTTCCCTGTAGCTCCCCTGGGCCATCGGCTCCACCGCCCGTAGACTTCATCCCATGTACGGAGTAACACCAGCCACATATGATCCCGCAGAGTGTGGCCCGCGCACAAAAGCCACATCCCCTCTTCCCTTAACATGGGCATgaaggccccccccccccccccccgcgaccccaccatcaccgcccGGTGTCAGCATCCCAATCcagcgtcgccctcgacgtaCTTATATCGTGAGACTCGGCACCTCTTCGGGCTCTcatctcctcctcatctcgTTAAACCTGTCAGAGGATATCACATAAATTGGTTGACAACCTGGGATTCACACTAGTCTAGACGCATCGTGGGCATCCAAATAGAAAACCAAAAACACCCGCGCACCCGCGCAAGCACAAGAACAAGATGGCAGCAGCCCCAGAGGACGGCCAGGTCCCAACCCCCCCGGAGAACGTCAAGGCGCGCCTCAAGGAGTCTTACGACATTATCGCCCCGGCCTACAACGACTGGACCGCCCAGCACTCGTCGCTCCGCATCGAGtacctcgagaagctcatgGAGAAGCTCCTCGCCGCTAAGCCGCTGTCCGGCCAGATGTCTCTTGTCCTCGAGCTGGGCTGTGGCTGCGGCCTCCCCGTCACCGAGCGCCTGCTACTGGCCCCGGACGTCTTCGTCACCGCCAATGATCTGTCGAGCACCCAGATCGCCTTGGCCCGGGAGAACCTCGCCCGCCACGGCACCGACcgcgtcgccttcgtcgagggcgacatGATGGGCCTTGActtcgccgacgcctccttcgacgccatcgtcgccatgtACAGCATCATCCACCTGCCGCGCGACGAGCAGTCCGACATGATCCGTCGTATCGCCAAATGGCTGAAGCccggcggcctgctgctcgccAACTTCGCTTCGGAGAATATGCCCGGTCTCGTCATGGACAAGTGGCTCCATGACAAGGGCTGGATGTACTGGAGTGGCtggggcgccgacgagacTCTAAGCAAGGTCAaggacgccggcctcgaggtcatcctcaacgacgtcgtccaggaCGAGGTGGACGCCACTTTCTTGTGGATTCTGGCCAAGAAGTAGGCAGCGAAGTAGTTTGTCCCAAGTGCGAGCATAAGCATTCTCAACAATGCAAAGGCGTGGCTTAGACGGTCGGGAGTCGATGGCAAATACGGAGTAGGGTGCACTAAGATGCGGGTGGAGATTCTGCTTGATGATTAAGTAAGGTACCTCCTTCAAGGTACCTTATCACTACTCAATATCACAACTATAATTGCAGACGCACAATGCTCGTCAACAGACCGATTCGAGGGGTCAAAGACACAAATTTTTCCTTTACATCGAATATGGAATGATACTGGTTTTATTGAGGTGTGAGTTGCACTGACCGGAAGGTAAAACATGTCTTGGCAGCAACTCTCGTGTCCCTTTGGGTGGTGGCTAACCTAAGCTACTGTATTGTAATTAGTCAATCTCAACTGGGGGGGGCGACATGCCAAGACAACTTCAGAACATGTCAGCAATATGTGAATAGCGTAAACGAAACACTTGtggtttttcttcttcgaTTGCGGCCCCTCACGGTCCATCACGGTGTGCAGAGCGGTTGCAACATATTGTCAATGCTCGCGAGTTGCACCTAGAACAAGCACTCGGACACTCTCTCGAACAGAGCTTCTTGCTCACTCCCTTTCCGCTTTTGTACTATTTTCCCATGGCTCTTATCAATCCAAGACAAAAGTAAGACAGACAATCAGAAGCTGGACAATTTTCaacagctgctgctgcccctgATGGTGCACATGTTGTTGCAGTCGATGTTCTCGGCATATGGCCCTACGCAGTCGCACCTGTTCGTCGGGAGGAGTCTACAACAGCAGTCCTATACGGCCAGTAAGCACTATGGTCATTTTGTAAGTCGATATATTGATTCGTTTACCTTGGCGGCTACGCCGCTGATGATGGCAAAGGCCGTGACGAAGACAGTGAACTTCATGTTTGAGAAGGACCTGGAAGATTGTGTGATTTGATGAGTGAGGAAAATGGTTAGAAATGCGGTGCTGGGTAGACTTGGGTTGTCCTGAGGGGTTGCTGGTGGTTCTAAAAGTGTacaaggaggaagagaggcgTTTTATAGATAAACCTGGATGAAAACGTGTTGCAAGTCCTTCCAGGACAATAACAAGCCGCATCCCATAATGTGGGTTCACCGACCCTAGAACAGGGCATGCTTGCGGACTTGGCTGGAGTGTATAAACTGATTTAAACTTCGTGGAGCAATTTGATATAGTTATAAATTGATACGGACCCGAAACCGAACCCCTTACAAAGGCAATGAACGGCTGTTCCTGACTCGTTCCCACTAGGGCGTAGGGCGTTGCGAATCTATACACCATGCAGACAAGTACGAGAGCAACCCCACAAGGCCAGGACTACGACGGTTTGCAATCTCAACAGAGTTCAATCGTTACAGTAGAGATAGCCTGTTTGGGACTCAGGGAGGAGCACGGCAGCTTGCAACCGGGGCATATCTAGTCATGGACATCCGAGTGCCAAGGAGTAGTacgaggaggccgtggcAAATACTATTGTCGCCGTCGGAGATTAGGTTTTGTCCGTTGCTGACCAGACATAACCTAGTAAGCAGTCGATAGCTACTCAGTGTGCGAGCTGAGTTTTGTGATTCTTCATTTGCAACAGAGTATGGGTGGGTCATGGGCCCATTGCTACAAATCTGATCACGGATTTCGGGCCAACCGGGCGGGCAGTCAACCCTGTAGCCGGCTACCACAAGTCAAGAAGAATTGTCTTGATGTGAGCATGCGGATGATCAATCGTCAGTTGCCAATCTTTAGCAAGGTGTATGTTCACGTATAGCTCCTCAGCATCATACATCGTACTACAGAAGAGGCGCCCCAAATATAAACAGAGTTGAAATACCCCTTGTTCTATTCCATTTCTGTGCCGTTCATAGACTTGCCAAAGCTGACTGGTGCAGCAAGCTTCCCCATAGTTTCCCTGCAACCCCGAACGATCCCTCACTTCGGATCTCAAGCGAGTCCCCCAGGCCGCGGAAGCAACGGGAGCGGAATGACACATTCATATTGCATACCGCAGCTCGGTCTTATCTTCCTGTTCGAGAAATGATACCCACCACAAGGCTCACCGCCTCAGCTATAGAAGCTGCCGCCTacagaagaaaaagaggcgACATTCAAGCAACAAATGCCaacctacctgcctacctgccGACCTTACAAGATAGTTTCAAGAATAAAAGAAACCAAGCCTGGAACAATTGGTAGTCTGGGACGGGTTGGTAAATGGTCTGTGCGGCCGGGGGTGGCGGGGCTTACTAACGTGCCCCCTTACCAATCCGTCCCTCATCAACATACCTTACTCCAACTCGACTTGATACGAGTCCTAGGACCCTTACCATCGCACTCTACGACATTGCAGCAAGGTAATTCTGATTACTTCTTCACGACATTGGGATCGCAACAGCAAGTCGCCATGAAGCTCTCACGCCTCCTGCAATTGCCGGCCTTCCTAGCCGCTGCGACGCTGGCCCCGGCAGTGTTTGCCGAGCACACGAGCAACTGGGCCGTCCTTGTCTGCACGTCGCGATTCTGGTTCAACTATCGCCACCTGGCCAATGTGCTCTCCATCTACCGTACTGTCAAGCGCCTCGGCATTCCCGACTCGCAGATCATCCTCATGCTGCCCGACGACATGGCCTGCAACCCGCGCAACGCGTTCCCCGGAACAGTCTACAGCAACTCGgaccgcgccgtcgacctgtACGGCGACAACATCGAGGTGGACTACCGCGGCTACGAGGTCACCGTCGAGAACTTCATCCGCCTGTTGACCGACCGCGTCGGTGACGAGATGCCTCGCAGCAAGCGCCTCCTGACCGAC
Protein-coding sequences here:
- a CDS encoding Putative histidine phosphatase superfamily, clade-1; this translates as MGRPPAYIFVVRHGARLDAADKKWHLTSPTPYDPPLTYGGWQQAKALGIRIGNILRQAEADGAADPRSSNGRDPSADSQKKRRKFKVVIHSSPFLRCVQTSVAIGAGLAQAPPPGTPSYPMPSPTTNPSASPFILPAAVAEDPRPLSVDTNESNPESSRKKKIKKSTLRLDAFLGEWLSPEYFEMITPPPGSAMMLAGAKADLLRRENIGAHDQIVEHAHHHANSVGQAQSQLWNSPKFRAAPERSGSADSNSPSILGLDNISSMAGALPRSRADSTASSSSQRVRFALPEPANPNNPSDGYLAPSPNYALSSSAKIPDGYVAHARDACVSVDYQWDSMRDPLDWGDGGKYGEEWTAMHQRFRKGIQRLVDWYTTAERPAEMVTKTVKTAFNGDTECAIDDEDEDDVEPVVILVSHGAGCNALIGAITHQPVLMDVAMASLTVAARKPGRDSEPSGLDTPMSEVDMDPMSGTKGLIPVHHYYDLKMFANTEHLRQPVSATHNLSRAPSTASNHSQNGQPHPRGRIASVNTYTPGSITLNPDSFAFPGSRSNSANANLGSMRRTSNNTYSLPRAPTLNTTGITVGSGATSFTKPSPTLSVGLWSPITPQKETEEEDEDDDIFPDFDHRKKLAALSKPGQEIIKPPTPERREPQFGGPAKVPHRLQEISRPTSSDGTDEENKIPQLGTFSAGGLWGAPRPLGETEIMRDMTTSKRRWTVNERA
- a CDS encoding Putative S-adenosyl-L-methionine-dependent methyltransferase superfamily, with amino-acid sequence MAAAPEDGQVPTPPENVKARLKESYDIIAPAYNDWTAQHSSLRIEYLEKLMEKLLAAKPLSGQMSLVLELGCGCGLPVTERLLLAPDVFVTANDLSSTQIALARENLARHGTDRVAFVEGDMMGLDFADASFDAIVAMYSIIHLPRDEQSDMIRRIAKWLKPGGLLLANFASENMPGLVMDKWLHDKGWMYWSGWGADETLSKVKDAGLEVILNDVVQDEVDATFLWILAKK